From one Odontesthes bonariensis isolate fOdoBon6 chromosome 14, fOdoBon6.hap1, whole genome shotgun sequence genomic stretch:
- the LOC142398744 gene encoding uridylate-specific endoribonuclease C-like, which translates to MARGQQGNQELTKVFNQLWRLDTNRLRPGTDYTISLQGRAGYVAQGSNYAQDRASAPLFSHVNEEKLKKIETYAHFINLLDNYEMSTGVSETVTSEELKENKLFIDAIVETDVMKCAHDYLVKKGKSPSDPGQFKRQLFDIWFRLYHRDRSGGEDSCGFEHVFVGETKYGHEITGLHNWVQFYLQEKHGHIDYKGYKARDNKDTPDEDDHVLNLQFSWKGLVKPIGGSFIGVSPEFEVALFTIIFLTSTEKMTSAKVKVDEYMLELVVYRHGRSIGTSYPKLLSSNNRDL; encoded by the exons ATGGCAAGGGG TCAACAGGGCAACCAGGAGCTCACCAAGGTGTTCAATCAACTCTGGCGTCTGGATACTAACCGTCTCAGGCCGGGGACTGATTACACCATTTCCCTCCAG GGGAGGGCAGGTTATGTGGCTCAGGGCAGTAACTATGCGCAGGATCGGGCCAGCGCTCCTCTCTTTTCACATGTTAACgaagaaaaactgaagaaaattGAGACGTATGCAC ATTTCATCAACTTGCTGGACAACTACGAGATGTCCACCGGCGTGTCAGAGACCGTCACCTCCGAGGAGCTCAAAGAGAACAAGCTCTTCATCGACGCCATCGTGGAGACTGATGTGATGAAG TGCGCCCACGACTATCTGGTCAAGAAGGGCAAGTCGCCCTCCGACCCCGGACAGTTCAAGAGGCAGCTGTTTGACATCTGGTTCCGCCTCTACCACAGGGACAGGAGCGGAGG CGAGGATTCCTGTGGCTTCGAACACGTGTTTGTTGGAGAGACCAAATACGGCCATGAGATCACGGGTCTCCACAACTGGGTCCAGTTCTACCTGCAGGAAAAACACGGCCACATCGACTACAAAGGCTACAAAGCAAGAGACAACAAAGACACG CCGGATGAGGACGACCACGTGCTCAATCTGCAGTTCAGCTGGAAGGGCTTGGTGAAGCCGATTGGTGGCTCCTTCATTGGCGTCAGTCCAGAGTTCGAGGTCGCTCTTTTCACCATCATCTTCCTCACGTCCACAGAGAAGATGACCTCTGCGAAGGTGAAGGTGGACGAGTACATGCTGGAGCTGGTTGTCTATCGACACGGCCGATCCATCGGCACGTCCTACCCCAAACTgctcagcagcaacaacagagaTTTGTAA
- the pak1ip1 gene encoding p21-activated protein kinase-interacting protein 1-like: MAAVVGLIAGSYEQIAFGYRVKTGEKEWTAEAEFTHHAHTASLSAVAASERFVVTGSKDETIQLYDMKKKTNHGALLHHDGTITSLEFYGTTHLLSGGEDGLLCVWSTKKWECLTSIKAHTGHVTSLSVHPSGKLALSVGTDKTLRTWNLITGRSAFIKNIKRNAHIVRWSPDGDRYVVVLNDKVDIYKLETASVTGTVTNPKRISSIKFLNNSILAVAGDDETVRLCDVGKAQWVCEFKAHETRVKAVDSLIVDDYCVLVTASNDGLIKMWKIHLKEELEPPTLLGEISTTARLTCLAVWKPSSVEPIAEEPASEATTSGGLSEVLAKKRRVQITTEKVILEDESKPKKKKKDSRK; encoded by the exons ATGGCAGCTGTGGTGGGGCTCATCGCTGGGAGCTACGAGCAGATCGCCTTTGGTTACCGAGtgaaaactggtgaaaaa GAGTGGACAGCTGAGGCTGAGTTCACACATCACGCTCACACGGCTTCACTATCAGCCGTGGCAGCAAGCGAGAGGTTTGTGGTCACTGGAAGCAAAGACGAGACCATACAGTTGTATGATATGAAGAAGAAAACCAATCACGGGGCTCTGCTTCATCACGACG GCACCATCACTTCCCTCGAGTTTTATGGGACGACTCACTTACTGAGCGGAGGAGAGGATGGACTCCTGTGTGTGTGGAGCACAAAGAAGTGGGAATGTCTGACATCCATTAAAGCTCACAC GGGTCATGTGACATCGCTGTCCGTCCATCCGTCTGGAAAACTTGCGTTGTCGGTTGGAACGGATAAGACTCTGAG aACATGGAATCTCATTACTGGAAGATCAGCTTTTATTAAAAACATCAAACGGA ATGCACACATCGTCAGATGGTCTCCAGACGGGGATAGATATGTGGTCGTGTTGAATGACAAAGTGGATATCTACAAGCTGGAGACGGCCTCCGTGACGGGAACAGTCACAAACCCGAAGAGGATCTCCTCTATTAAGTTCCTAAAT AACTCCATCCTGGCCGTGGCAGGAGATGATGAAACTGTGAGGTTGTGTGACGTGGGAAAAGCACAATGGGTGTGTGAGTTCAAGGCTCATGAAACCAG AGTTAAAGCAGTTGATAGTTTGATCGTGGATGATTACTGCGTGCTGGTGACAGCTTCGAATGACGGCTTAATCAAAATGTGGAAAATCCATCTTAAAGAG gagctGGAGCCTCCAACCCTACTCGGGGAAATTAGCACAACAGCCAGGCTGACGTGCCTCGCTGTGTGGAAACCTTCATCAGTGGAGCCGATCGCTGAGGAACCAGCGTCCGAGGCAACAACATCTGGAG GGCTTTCTGAGGTGCTTGCAAAGAAGAGGAGGGTCCAAATTACAACAGAAAAAGTGATTCTGGAGGATGAGAGCAAgcccaaaaagaagaaaaaggacagcagaaaataa
- the LOC142398747 gene encoding transmembrane protein 14C-like, with protein MDVDWIGFGYAALVSAGGVVGYLKAGSITSLVAGLLFGLLAAVGAYLASQNPKNVWLSLGTAGTLAVVMGQRFLSSWKFMPAGLMTLASALMLARIIRGMLQTRSHKS; from the exons ATGGACGTAGACTGGATTGGGTTCGGTTATGCCGCTCTGGTGTCAGCAGGAGGAGTCGTTGGTTATCTGAAAGCAG GCAGCATCACCTCCCTGGTGGCAGGGCTGCTGTTCGGCCTGTTGGCTGCCGTCGGTGCTTATCTGGCATCTCAGAATCCCAAGAACGTGTGGCTGTCTTTAG GCACTGCGGGAACGTTGGCCGTGGTGATGGGACAGAGGTTTCTCAGCTCCTGGAAGTTCATGCCGGCTGGTTTGATGACTTTAGCAAG TGCGCTGATGCTGGCGAGGATCATCAGAGGAATGCTACAGACAAGATCGCACAAGTCTTGA
- the LOC142398745 gene encoding serine/threonine-protein kinase MAK-like isoform X1: protein MTNCWSVWDSQASLPKDRRCSFWTMNRYTMLKQLGDGTYGSVVLGKSNETGELVAIKRMKKKFYSWDECLNLREVKSLKKLNHANVVKLKEVIRENDYLYFVFEYMRENLYQLMKERSKLFPESVIRNMTFQILQGLSFIHKNGYFHRDMKPENLLCMGPELVKIADFGLARELRSQPPYTDYVSTRWYRAPEVLLKSRSYSSPIDIWAVGCIMAELYTLRPLFPGNSEVDEIFKICQVLGTLKKPDWPEGFHLAASTNFRFPKCVPTSLRSLIPNASDLAVTLMKDMLQWDPEKRPSAAQALKYPYFHVGHTLGAPLKQPEAAPEPKPLSLCRTDLDLFELSKSHSEPQSCSQLVHQPLQQIPLPRENTGTLTEGQKEPLSLVKSRQPGASQGVGITQRGAAAGAENSVSGARTGRRRWVQTSFKSVSRDDNDDADNGVSISKKRTINRTDSVIPSAKQQYLQQSRYIPGVNPKSSSSRGSKLASKHLMDSWCLTRGQGLEFPPVRDVSLQKTTGKQPLKEKTPVDLSLSKDFFVGNFETFTSPLQRVKAGSDRQRIILAPIRGPSAVDLSPAADPRVDTKIKTPKSKTSLKQLAPSNEEAEGWRSRYLNPQFSGSSRSALTRDSHVQPLPGRVDWTAKYGGNR, encoded by the exons ATGACCAACTGTTGGAGTGTCTGGGACAGTCAAGCCTCCTTGCCGAAGGACAGACGGTGCTCCTTTTGGACGATGAACCGATACACCATGCTCAAGCAGCTGGGGGACGGCACGTATGGCAGCGTGGTCCTGGGCAAGAGCAACGAGACTGGGGAGCTGGTGGCCATTAAGAG gATGAAGAAGAAGTTTTATTCCTGGGACGAGTGCTTGAATCTGAGAGAAGTGAAG tctcTGAAGAAGCTAAACCATGCCAACGTGGTGAAGCTGAAGGAAGTGATCAGGGAAAATGACTACCTCTACTTTGTATTTGAGTACATGAGAGAAAACCTCTATCAGCTCATGAAGGAAAG AAGCAAGTTGTTCCCTGAGTCAGTCATCAGAAACATGACATTTCAGATATTACAGGGACTGTCCTTTATTCATAAAAACG GGTATTTCCATCGTGATATGAAACCAGAAAACTTGCTCTGCATGGGCCCAGAGCTGGTCAAGATTGCTGATTTTGGACTAGCAAGAGAATTACGCTCGCAGCCGCCTTACACAGACTATGTGTCCACGAGATG GTACAGAGCCCCAGAGGTTCTGCTCAAGTCCAGATCTTACAGCTCTCCCATCGACATCTGGGCCGTGGGCTGCATCATGGCGGAGCTGTACACGCTCAGACCCCTGTTCCCTGGCAACAGCGAGGTAGACGAGATCTTCAAGATCTGTCAGGTGCTGGGAACGCTGAAGAAG CCTGACTGGCCCGAAGGCTTCCACCTGGCTGCCTCCACGAACTTCCGCTTCCCAAAGTGCGTTCCCACCAGCCTAAGATCTCTGATTCCCAACGCCAGTGACTTGGCCGTCACGCTGATGAAAGACATGCTGCAGTGGGACCCTGAGAAAAGACCGAGTGCCGCTCAG GCTTTGAAGTACCCTTACTTTCATGTGGGCCACACACTCGGTGCCCCTCTGAAGCAACCTGAGGCAGCTCCAGAACCAAAGCCTCTGTCCCTCTGCAGGACAGACCTGGACTTGTTCGAGCTCAGCAAAAGCCACTCAGAACCACAGAGCTGCAGCCAGTTAGTCCATCAGCCTCTGCAGCAGATCCCGCTTCCTCGGGAGAACACGGGCACCCTGACGGAGGGGCAGAAGGAGCCGCTCAGCCTGGTGAAGAGCAGGCAGCCAGGGGCCTCGCAAGGTGTAGGCATCACTCAG CGGGGAGCCGCCGCGGGAGCAGAGAACAGCGTGTCAGGGGCTCGGACAGGACGTCGGCGATGGGTCCAGACTTCTTTCAAGTCAGTCAGCCGGGACGACAACGACGATGCCGACAATGGAGTTTCCATCTCTAAAAAGCGCACAATCAACAGAACTGACTCTGTCATCCCGTCTGCCAAGCAGCAATATCTCCAGCAGTCCAGATACATACCTG GAGTGAATCCAAAAAGCAGCTCCTCTCGGGGAAGCAAGCTGGCCAGCAAACATCTGATGGACAGCTGGTGTTTAACCAGAGGACAAGGCTTGGAGTTTCCTCCTGTTCGGG ATGTTAGTCTTCAGAAAACAACAGGCAAGCAGCCACTGAAAGAGAAGACTCCAGTGGATCTCAGTCTTTCCAAAG actttttcGTGGGCAATTTCGAGACTTTTACGTCACCTCTCCAGAGGGTCAAGGCAGGATCAGACAGGCAGAGGATAATACTGGCACCCATAAGAGGCCCTTCAGCCG TGGATCTGTCACCTGCTGCTGATCCGAGAGTTGACACGAAAATCAAAACACCCAAAAGCAAGACCTCCCTAAAACAGCTGGCACCCTCAAATGAAG AAGCCGAAGGGTGGAGGAGCAGATATCTGAACCCCCAGTTCTCTGGATCCAGCAGGTCCGCCCTCACCAGGGACTCGCACGTGCAGCCCCTGCCCGGACGAGTGGACTGGACCGCCAAATACGGAGGCAACCGGTAG
- the LOC142398745 gene encoding serine/threonine-protein kinase MAK-like isoform X2 produces MTNCWSVWDSQASLPKDRRCSFWTMNRYTMLKQLGDGTYGSVVLGKSNETGELVAIKRMKKKFYSWDECLNLREVKSLKKLNHANVVKLKEVIRENDYLYFVFEYMRENLYQLMKERSKLFPESVIRNMTFQILQGLSFIHKNGYFHRDMKPENLLCMGPELVKIADFGLARELRSQPPYTDYVSTRWYRAPEVLLKSRSYSSPIDIWAVGCIMAELYTLRPLFPGNSEVDEIFKICQVLGTLKKPDWPEGFHLAASTNFRFPKCVPTSLRSLIPNASDLAVTLMKDMLQWDPEKRPSAAQALKYPYFHVGHTLGAPLKQPEAAPEPKPLSLCRTDLDLFELSKSHSEPQSCSQLVHQPLQQIPLPRENTGTLTEGQKEPLSLVKSRQPGASQGVGITQRGAAAGAENSVSGARTGRRRWVQTSFKSVSRDDNDDADNGVSISKKRTINRTDSVIPSAKQQYLQQSRYIPGVNPKSSSSRGSKLASKHLMDSWCLTRGQGLEFPPVRDVSLQKTTGKQPLKEKTPVDLSLSKDFFVGNFETFTSPLQRVKAGSDRQRIILAPIRGPSAVDLSPAADPRVDTKIKTPKSKTSLKQLAPSNEAEGWRSRYLNPQFSGSSRSALTRDSHVQPLPGRVDWTAKYGGNR; encoded by the exons ATGACCAACTGTTGGAGTGTCTGGGACAGTCAAGCCTCCTTGCCGAAGGACAGACGGTGCTCCTTTTGGACGATGAACCGATACACCATGCTCAAGCAGCTGGGGGACGGCACGTATGGCAGCGTGGTCCTGGGCAAGAGCAACGAGACTGGGGAGCTGGTGGCCATTAAGAG gATGAAGAAGAAGTTTTATTCCTGGGACGAGTGCTTGAATCTGAGAGAAGTGAAG tctcTGAAGAAGCTAAACCATGCCAACGTGGTGAAGCTGAAGGAAGTGATCAGGGAAAATGACTACCTCTACTTTGTATTTGAGTACATGAGAGAAAACCTCTATCAGCTCATGAAGGAAAG AAGCAAGTTGTTCCCTGAGTCAGTCATCAGAAACATGACATTTCAGATATTACAGGGACTGTCCTTTATTCATAAAAACG GGTATTTCCATCGTGATATGAAACCAGAAAACTTGCTCTGCATGGGCCCAGAGCTGGTCAAGATTGCTGATTTTGGACTAGCAAGAGAATTACGCTCGCAGCCGCCTTACACAGACTATGTGTCCACGAGATG GTACAGAGCCCCAGAGGTTCTGCTCAAGTCCAGATCTTACAGCTCTCCCATCGACATCTGGGCCGTGGGCTGCATCATGGCGGAGCTGTACACGCTCAGACCCCTGTTCCCTGGCAACAGCGAGGTAGACGAGATCTTCAAGATCTGTCAGGTGCTGGGAACGCTGAAGAAG CCTGACTGGCCCGAAGGCTTCCACCTGGCTGCCTCCACGAACTTCCGCTTCCCAAAGTGCGTTCCCACCAGCCTAAGATCTCTGATTCCCAACGCCAGTGACTTGGCCGTCACGCTGATGAAAGACATGCTGCAGTGGGACCCTGAGAAAAGACCGAGTGCCGCTCAG GCTTTGAAGTACCCTTACTTTCATGTGGGCCACACACTCGGTGCCCCTCTGAAGCAACCTGAGGCAGCTCCAGAACCAAAGCCTCTGTCCCTCTGCAGGACAGACCTGGACTTGTTCGAGCTCAGCAAAAGCCACTCAGAACCACAGAGCTGCAGCCAGTTAGTCCATCAGCCTCTGCAGCAGATCCCGCTTCCTCGGGAGAACACGGGCACCCTGACGGAGGGGCAGAAGGAGCCGCTCAGCCTGGTGAAGAGCAGGCAGCCAGGGGCCTCGCAAGGTGTAGGCATCACTCAG CGGGGAGCCGCCGCGGGAGCAGAGAACAGCGTGTCAGGGGCTCGGACAGGACGTCGGCGATGGGTCCAGACTTCTTTCAAGTCAGTCAGCCGGGACGACAACGACGATGCCGACAATGGAGTTTCCATCTCTAAAAAGCGCACAATCAACAGAACTGACTCTGTCATCCCGTCTGCCAAGCAGCAATATCTCCAGCAGTCCAGATACATACCTG GAGTGAATCCAAAAAGCAGCTCCTCTCGGGGAAGCAAGCTGGCCAGCAAACATCTGATGGACAGCTGGTGTTTAACCAGAGGACAAGGCTTGGAGTTTCCTCCTGTTCGGG ATGTTAGTCTTCAGAAAACAACAGGCAAGCAGCCACTGAAAGAGAAGACTCCAGTGGATCTCAGTCTTTCCAAAG actttttcGTGGGCAATTTCGAGACTTTTACGTCACCTCTCCAGAGGGTCAAGGCAGGATCAGACAGGCAGAGGATAATACTGGCACCCATAAGAGGCCCTTCAGCCG TGGATCTGTCACCTGCTGCTGATCCGAGAGTTGACACGAAAATCAAAACACCCAAAAGCAAGACCTCCCTAAAACAGCTGGCACCCTCAAATGAAG CCGAAGGGTGGAGGAGCAGATATCTGAACCCCCAGTTCTCTGGATCCAGCAGGTCCGCCCTCACCAGGGACTCGCACGTGCAGCCCCTGCCCGGACGAGTGGACTGGACCGCCAAATACGGAGGCAACCGGTAG
- the LOC142398245 gene encoding LOW QUALITY PROTEIN: phosphatidylinositol 4-phosphate 5-kinase type-1 alpha-like (The sequence of the model RefSeq protein was modified relative to this genomic sequence to represent the inferred CDS: inserted 2 bases in 1 codon) codes for MTTTGETTYKKTTSSALKGAIQLGITHTVGSLSQKPERDVLMQDFEVFESIFFPGEGSNLTPAHHYSDFRFKTYAPIGFRYFRELFGIRPDDYMYSLCNEPLIELSNPGASGSLFYVSSDDEFIIKTVQHKEAEFLQKLLPGYFMNINQNKRTLLPKFYGLYCVQAGRKNIRIVVMNNLLPRNIPMHLKYDLKGSTYKRRASPKEREKGVPIYKDLDFIQEMPDGLLLEADNYNALCKTIQRDCLLLQSFKIMDYSLLMGIHNMDQTSRERERSGGSSGGSVVSETPDQRQPQAQRSLYCTAMESIQGEARGKGALDSEDHMGGIPARNSKGERLLIYIGIIDILQSYRFIKKLEHSWKALFHDGDTVSVHRPGFYADRFQQFVCNTAFKKISTPLSHISGQSAVDSRLVYHSHFKSTESEAEAGMQLGRPDLVPRTPPLTGNSSDCEIYLSTSSLGSTGVASSSPPXYGVEVHKSANTDYDKGASHSLEAEGAADNSGNLSGN; via the exons atgaCCACCACAGGGGAGACCACATACAAAAAGACCACATCATCTGCCTTAAAAGGTGCAATCCAATTGGGCATCACTCACACAGTTGGCAGCTTAAGCCAAAAGCCGGAAAGGGACGTTCTCATGCAGGACTTCGAGGTGTTTGAAAGCATCTTCTTCCCCGGTGAAGGCAGTAACCTGACCCCTGCTCATCACTACAGTGACTTTCGCTTTAAGACCTACGCTCCTATCGGCTTCCGTTACTTCAGAGAACTGTTTGGCATCCGGCCTGATGACTACATGTATTCTTTGTGTAACGAGCCGTTGATTGAACTGTCGAACCCCGGAGCCAGTGGATCCCTCTTTTACGTTTCTAGCGACGATGAGTTCATCATCAAGACTGTTCAACACAAAGAGGCAGAATTCCTCCAGAAACTCTTACCGGGCTACTTCATGAACATAAACCAGAACAAGCGCACCCTGCTACCTAAATTCTATGGACTGTACTGCGTTCAGGCAGGCAGGAAAAATATCCGTATTGTAGTGATGAACAATCTTCTGCCTCGAAACATCCCTATGCACCTCAAATACGACCTGAAAGGCTCCACCTACAAGAGACGAGCTTCTCCTAAGGAAAGGGAAAAGGGTGTCCCCATTTACAAAGACCTGGACTTCATCCAGGAAATGCCTGACGGCCTGCTGCTGGAAGCGGACAACTACAACGCCTTGTGCAAGACTATTCAGAGGGACTGCCTGCTCTTGCAGAGTTTCAAGATCATGGATTACAGCCTGTTGATGGGCATCCACAATATGGACCAGACGAGTCGGGAGCGGGAGCGCAGCGGGGGCAGCTCGGGGGGCAGCGTAGTGTCAGAGACTCCAGATCAGCGTCAGCCACAAGCCCAGAGAAGTCTGTACTGCACGGCCATGGAGTCCATTCAGGGGGAGGCTCGAGGGAAGGGAGCTCTGGATTCAGAGGACCACATGGGAGGCATTCCAGCTCGCAATTCAAAAGGAGAGAGGTTGCTCATCTACATCGGCATCATTGACATTCTCCAGTCCTACAGGTTTATCAAGAAATTGGAGCACTCCTGGAAAGCTTTGTTCCATGACGGGGACACGGTCTCAGTTCACAGACCAGGCTTTTATGCAGATCGTTTCCAGCAGTTCGTGTGCAACACGGCGTTCAAAAAAATTTCCACCCCCCTCTCTCATATAAGTGGACAGTCGGCCGTGGACTCAAGATTAGTCTATCACAGCCATTTTAAAAGCACAGAGTCGGAGGCTGAGGCTGGGATGCAGTTAGGCAGACCAGATCTGGTTCCAAGGACGCCTCCGCTGACGGGGAACTCTTCTGACTGCGAGATCTACCTCTCCACCTCATCACTAGGCAGCACAGGAgttgcctcctcctctcctcc ataCGGAGTTGAAGTGCACAAATCAGCAAATACTGATTATGACAAGGGAGCCTCCCACAGTTTGGAGGCAGAAGGAGCTGCTGATAATTCCGGCAACCTGTCTGGAAACTAA